Proteins encoded by one window of Candidatus Thorarchaeota archaeon:
- a CDS encoding type III secretion system chaperone: MAGTTWWIAKEYLKRLEINFEEHGKKTFSLFPAARTETQEIEVFPGKQWITLTTRLADLSGLDESERLVFFERLLKANANLAEVNFGVDKKGYLMIRNIIPVAGISFGSFNSTFKAHLVGVEFFKEDLLPDIENQ, encoded by the coding sequence ATGGCCGGCACAACTTGGTGGATAGCTAAGGAATACCTGAAGAGATTGGAAATCAACTTCGAAGAGCACGGTAAGAAGACCTTCAGTCTATTTCCAGCTGCTCGCACAGAAACACAAGAAATTGAGGTCTTCCCGGGCAAACAATGGATAACACTGACTACCAGATTAGCTGATTTATCAGGTCTCGACGAGAGCGAACGTCTCGTATTTTTTGAGCGGCTTCTCAAAGCAAACGCCAACCTAGCAGAAGTGAATTTTGGCGTTGACAAGAAGGGCTACCTAATGATTCGTAACATAATCCCAGTTGCAGGCATAAGCTTCGGTTCTTTCAATTCCACATTCAAAGCACATCTTGTCGGTGTGGAGTTTTTCAAAGAGGATCTTTTACCAGATATAGAGAATCAGTGA